The genomic interval GAGATGGGCCTTAAAGGGAGAGAGAAATTGCAGTCGGTGTCAGATTGTTATAAAGTCTTAATGAGAATCCATCTGAATTTACACCAGGGAAAAGTGCAGAACGGGATCGACTTTGTGCGGTTTGAACTAGAGGTGGGAGGAGAAAATGGGTCTGGGAGAGAGACAAAGGGAATTTTCTAGGGAGACATGCACGCTCCGCGCATCGGATCCGGCTGCTGGATGCTGCGCTGACCGAGTGAACCGCGCCGCAGCGCAGCCGGCCGGAATCTAGGGCAGTGGGAAAGCGTGCTGGCGTTGGGTGGGGGCCCCCGCCCCCCGTTCCTGCCTTTGTctggcagccccctcctcctgcgTCCCCCCCGCTGGCTCGCCTTGCCCCGCTTTTCCCCCGCGCGCTGTCCGGCTCCGAGCGTGTGCAGGATTGTGCCATGCAGGGGGCCGCGGTCACACCCACCCCGATGTGATGCATTGCTGGCAGAGAgcggctgctcagggctgggggctTCCAGCCCGAGTTCCCAACTTTCCTCCGCTGCGCAACAAGGCGGCGATTGTCTGTGGCATCTGGGTTGTTGCTTTTGGGTCgcgttgctttttcttttttgttttttttgcctttttttttttttttttaataaacaactTTCATCGTTGCATGAAAAAGCTTAAAATCGCTGCACTGAAATGAGGTGGTTGCTTATTTTCGTGGCGTGGtggtgtgttggggttttttttccccttcttgtaaACACAACTTGCATCATCAGTACAATAAAACCTCAATGCAAAGGGATTTAGTTGTTTGTTTGTGGTCcttttgtgtgcatttgtgtttTTTGACACTACTTTCATCAGATTTTCAGTGCAGCAAAATCTTACCCCACAGATATTCAGGAGGGTTTATTTGTGATGTTCTTTGTGTGCTTGTCTTTTAACATGGCTTTCATCTTAAATGGGAAAAGAATGCCCCACCTTACCAGAGATATTTGAGTGTTGTTTATTTTATGGTCCTGTTTAATTTTATGACTATAACAGAAAAAAGACCAAGTCCTAATTTGCTCTTAGGCTCTCTTACACCACACCAGCAATGTCAAAATGTCCTAAGTGGGGTATTTACAGGTGTAATTTATACCAGTGCAGTGTAAAGGTGCCTTAGTATAAATGAGAAGAGGGCTAAAAATCTTTTGTCTGTAGAGATAATTTTGTATCTGatgaaaacaagaaatataaGGACTTGGAGTGATTTGTgtggtatgttttaaaaaaaaaaaaaaccacaaaaaaccaaccaaacaaaaaaaacccacctcggGGCTGGATCCTTAGCTGTTTGCTGTAAGCTGGTACAGCACCTCTGATGCTTTCAGGTGAAGCCCACGCTTCTGGGCATAAACTGGTGGCACGTGCTGGAGGTGTGCCAGTTTGTGCCAGGTAAGACCCTCTAGACTGCATCAGTAGCAGTATGTACCTGTACAGGATCTGGCCTTCTAGCAGCAGTAAGGAGAAGGTTGTCAGCGGGTTTAACTCTGAATTTACACTGAAGTAAAATATCCAATGGAACTACGCTATAGGCATGGCTGCATTTTCCATTGCGCTGTCCTTCTGCTGGCATTTACACCGTGCATGGAGCAGTGGGCACATCCAGTGCACATCCATCCCCTGCACTGCTCCGGCCTTTTGCTGCTGCCAGAGCAGTGCACGGGAGCCTCAGCGTAAACCACAGTGAGGTCACATGGAAGCACCATTCTGAGCGAGAAAAGCTTTGGGATGGGATCGTGCAAAGTGAACGGCAGTCAGATCGGATGCATCCTACACCCTTGTTGCCCTCCTGAGCAACTGCCTTAGCTGGACGGGTGGACCAAGCTCTTGAAGCCTTCTCTGTTAGTTTTGATGGATTTGTTTACCCCTGATGCAGGGGTAAGCAGAGAGGAGAATGTGGCTGTGCATCAAAATCTCCCCCAATTCCCCCTCCCTGGTTTGGCAATGTCTAGACtcgatttatttatttgtttttagccAGAGCTAGCTGCTCTGCGGATTAATTCCAGTTAGATAACTGGTCTGGGTGCCGGAGGCTCAACAGTCCTCAAGGGTTTGTTCCTGTATGTTAACATTTGTGGCTTACTAGGGTAATTTGCAAACGCATTTACTTTGAGTCAATTGGCAATCAGTtaactgaagttaaaaagaaaaaggggtggggggaggaaataATCATACAAGCCTCCTTTGCAGAATGCTTTGGGATCTGTGTTATTGGCAAAAACCAGAGTAATAGAAGCTAGGTAGTGGAAACACAACAAGAAAGGGCTTAATTCTCTCTCTAATATAAAAATCTAACTGGCAGGAGTGTGCCAGGGATCAATTAGCCGATGTCTGCACACTGCCTTAAAGAGTAGAACACTACAGCAAGGTTATGTATTATTATAGTTTCTACAGGTCCTTTTCTTCTCTTAGCTTTACATTTTTAGCACCATCTCCTAAGCAGTTCTCTCCCCTTTTAATAATCCACCTAGTGAAGCGGTTTGTTGCATGTCGTTTTCAAATTTCAGTTACACACGAAGAAagcctttcatttaaaaaaaaaaaacaaccatacaGGACAAATTTCATTTGACAAAAGCACATAGGACCGTGCTACTCATCCGGCCAGGATATGAAGGGCCACATCCTGATCTGGCTGTGCTCTGTCAGAAACGGAGCAATGTCAAAGAAGGCTCAGCCCCTATTTAGTTGTGCAAAGCAAGGTCAGGGTTGGGGTTGAGATGGGCTGGGAGCCTTGACCCTGAGTGGGTAAATCAGATTTAAGCCCAGCCTGATTTTAGCTGATGTAAATCAGCGCGGCTCTCTTGGAAGTTGGTGGAGTTATCTGGATTTATACTGCTGATGGCTTGGCCTGTTGTCTGCACCAATTTAGAGCTGCTAGAGATCTGGGCCACTGAACCTGCTGGGCTGCTGGTCTTGATGGAGTTGGTCTAATTTCCTGTGGGgttattttctccagtttttaagCACAGGATCCCCCATCTGTCTGTCTCTGCAAAGCTGGCTTTCCTGTCTGCAGGCCTGCATGGAgaccctccctcctcctccccctgcttctcacaccatcGACTGCACCATGCGTCCTTTTGTCCGTTTCTAgatcctccctccccctctcgcCATGCTCTCTCCTTGCCCGTCTCCTTTTTGCCGTTTTGGGGTGTCTCTCCTTTGCCTCCACACCCCTAATTCTCCTCCTCCCTCGGAGGGATCACAGCGTGACTCTCCCTCAATTTCCGTCACCTTTCCTCCATCCCTAACTCCCTCCCACCCTCGTGTAACTCGCTTACGTTTGCCCTCATTCATGTGTATTCCTTGCCACTGTTTCCTTCCATCTGTCCCCAGCATGGAGCCCCCATCCTTTGTCACTGCTCTGCTTGCCTGACCCTCCGTGTCACCTCCTTGATTGTTTCCTGTCGTGCTGGGCTCAGATCCCTCTCCCCCCACGCGCAGTCATTGTCCCATGGCTTAGAAAAACACCGAACCCAAGCCCAGCCCTGACAAACGCCTACCTGAGGTCCTTTTGCAAACGAGAGCAAGCCTTGCGCTCCTGGGAGGCAGAACGTGGGTCACTGAGGAATTCAGCAAATGCTACTTCAGTCTGGGGTGATGCACGGGAGTAATTTTCAGCGTGGATGCTTGCCGCTAACACCCCCTTTCTTTCCATGTGACGCTCCGGTGATATCCCTGGGGAAATGGTGGCATCTCGGTTAATCTTCCTAAGAtggaatctccatctttggagcAAGCAGCATAGGAGCGGAGCAGGGAAATGTCTGCCAGGGATGGGTCAGGGAGAGCCGAGCCTGCCCTGGGGCTGCGGGAGGGCATAGGTGACCCCTTACAGTTTTATCCCGCCCTCCACGGGCTCCTTGGGATGAACCTTTATTCTGTAATTTTGTCTGCGTGGTTTTATTCTACAGTTGTGTCGTGCCTAGCACCGTAAAGTCCTGTTCTTTGAGTTTCCTAAGTACTAATAATACAACACTGTTGATGACCATCGGTCCACATCAACTGTTTAGAAACTTTACTAAACAAAGCATTGCAAATATACTTCAGGGTGCAAACTCAGTGGGGAGTAACGTGTGAGCTACATTGGATTTGGCAGGGGGTGGATTTGGTTTGGATTTTGGGGATTTGCCCAGCTCCTTCTCTGGGTCAGATCTATCATTTCCATTCCCCAGGAACATGAAATTAGTGGCTTAGAGATGCATTTAATGCAGCAGCATCGCAAAGCTAAGTGTTATAGGAAGTTTTGCAGTAACACAGAGCAAGACACAGCTATTCTTCCCATTCCACAGATGGGGGACTGAGGCTCACAGAGCTGAAGTAGCTCTGAGGAGTTAAAAGTCACACTGGGAGTCGACAGCAGAGTCAGGATTTACCGGCACGGTGTCCTACACCAATGCCAAGACCCCCTGACAGGCGGTGGGGTTTCAAAGCTATGCTGGGAAGTTTCGTGTTCGCCGAGTCTCCTGCAGTTTGACGAGGCTGCACCCCAGTGCCCATGCGACGTTGCGAGATGCGAGTGCGACCTGTCAGGCTGAGCATGCTTTGTGCAGCTGTAACTATTGGTTGTACCATGTGCGGCGCCTGCCACCGCTGCGAGCGCGGGGAATTATTCTTGTCAGCTGTAGTGGCATGAGGCTCTGTTTTTATCACTAAAGGTGCGGGGTTCGATTCTTGCTAATGATACGTGGTGGTGGGATCGTTACATTCCTGTAAATACCCTGATGTCACAAGTTGGTGTCTCATGAGACGAGCTGCAGATCAGTGGCAGCACTAAGTGAGTGGCAGCCCTGAACTCCCAGCTGGGAGAGATGTTGTTATTTATTAGGATCTGTATAAATAATAATGTTCCAGCCCACGAGCTGAGGAATCTTAATTTCTTGGTTGCAGAAGCATTGTTTGCAGGTCATCTTGTGTTAAAGTATGATGTCAGTGTAGTACGTTGAGGAAAACTTGCTGGTGTCAGATGGTCAGAGGAGAGGACAAGAGATGGGCTCCTTTTGGGAGAAGAGGGGGTGGGGGATCTCAGAGGTTTCAATGCCATATCCTGATCCTCTTGTTCCGTGAGCCCTGAGTCAGACACCTGAATCCTTGGGAAACCAGGGCAAAATGCTCGCCTTACTCCATCTGCACTAGTAGAAATGCGGTGCCCTGGAGAAtcaaattttttcatttttcttagagaCCCGAGCTTAGAGCAAACCTCCCCGCGGAGGAAGCCCCAGTCTGCATGGGAACTTGGTGCCAGGCTTTCAAAATGCCTTCAGGCACTGAGTAAGGCTTTTGGAGAGAGGGGTCAGAgggacagcagcagggagggTTTCCAGAAGTAGTGTGGAAAATTGTGCCAcatctgtaaaaatatttagttgCTTGATGGCATCCTAGTGTCATCTAGCAACCTGGAGTCACACAGCTGGCTCTAAACCCCTCTAAAAAACGATTTGGAAGCCAAAACACACTGCAAAGTCTCTTGCCTTTTTTGGAAGAGCAGAAAGATGTTTTCTGAGCTGTAAGGAGCAGGGGGAATAGGCTTGGTGGGCTCCAGGGAAGTGGATACTGATATACAAAAGCACTGGCGTGGCAAGTGACCTCAGGAAAGGGTCCAAGCGCCCGGACCGCTGTGGTGAGGAGGCCTGCGGCCATCAGTGTTTGATACACTGGATGGAGAGTCAGGGGAGAAACGTAGCCCGTGGCTGGATggcctcccctccccaggcagccaccccTGTGCCTTTGCTGCAGCTCCTGGTGAGTGCCAGGAGCAGGGGCCTGCACACAGCCTGCGGCGGAGCTCTGCATGGACAcgggagggcagccctgccccatTTCTTGCTGTTTTGACCCCAAAGCAAATACTGGCATCCTGCTACCCCCTGGCCTTCTAGTGGTGCCGACGTTTGGAGTCCCACCATATCTGAGGTGGGGAGCCCAAATTGCTGCATCTCtgctaccccccccccccccaaacttggCCCCCCAAAAGTAACCTGGGTCACACCAGATTCACCCCAAAAGCTCCACAGTAGGACAGAAGTCCCTGTGGAGGGCTCTGCTCTCTTGAGTTATGGCAGACGTCTCTCCCCTCATGCTCCCCGTGAGCTGGTGCAGGGTGGCACAGGGGCTCCACATCAGCCGTGCCTCGCTGTGGACTCAGCATCCCCCTGCTTTCTCCTGTCATCTCCAGCCTCTCTTGCGGCCCCGTGTGTCAGCCGAATCCTTCCTGTCCCGAGAGCCACTCTGATGAGAGGGGAGCCAGGGCGGCCATCTTCTCTGAGGGGCAACGTGTCGAGGCCTGGGCCTCAGTGGGGACAGCCTTCCTCACAGGGACCGCTGGCCCATGGGGAGGGCTTGAACCTCCCCCTGGCTCCCTGGTGCTTGGGGGTGTGTGAAAGGGAGGTCTCAGGGGTGATTGCCAAGGAGTGGCTGATTTCTGAGGGGAGGCGGCTGAGGGGGATTGTGTGGTGGGGGGCAGCACACAAAATGGCGACACCCGCCTGAGGATGAGGGAGCAGGGAGCTCCTGAGGGAGGAGCTCTCTGGGGATGGTGAGGGGGAAACCTTCCTCTGGCATTTCTCCTGTCAGGAGGGTTAGGGGGAAAGGGCCTTTCCCTCATTTTAGGTCCCCGGGCAGTGGCTGCTGTGTGGTGCAGGGCCTGCTGAAAACAGGCAGCTCAGCCTGGTTTCCTGAGGAGAGGGGAGGGTGGCGGGACAGCCTCTCTAACCTCCCTgccttgttttctctctcttccccaagGCTGCAAGATCAAAGCCCTGCGGGCAAAGACCAACACCTACATCAAGACGCCAGTGCGGGGTGAGGAGCCGGTCTTCATGGTGACGGGACGGCGGGAGGATGTGGCCATGGCCCGGCGGGAGATCATCTCCGCTGCCGAGCACTTCTCCATGATCAGGGCCTCCCGCAACAAGGCTGGCACCACTTTTGGCAGCGCTCCCACCTTGCCGGGGCAAGTCACCATCCGGGTGCGCGTGCCCTACCGCGTGGTGGGCTTGGTGGTGGGTCCCAAAGGAGCCACCATCAAGCGGATCCAGCAGCAGACCAACACCTACATCATCACGCCCAGCCGGGACCGGGACCCCGTCTTCGAAATCACTGGCGCGCCGGGCAATGTTGAGCGCGCTCGGGAGGAGATCGAGACCCACATCGCAGTGAGGACGGGCAAGATCCTGGAGTACAACAACGAGAATGATTTCCTCTCCAGCAGCCCCGACTCGGGCATGGAGAACCGCTACTCGGAGGCCTGGCGGGTCCACACACCGGCGCCAGGCTGCAAGCCCCTTTCCACCTTCCGGCAGAACAGCCTGGGGTGCATCGGCGACTGCTCCGTTGACCCCGTCTACGAGACCCCCCGGCTGAATGACCAAAACGACTTCAATTATGGTTACCTCTTCCCCAACTATGGCGTGAACAAGCAAGACCTGTATTACGGGGTTCCAGAGTCGGGTGCCCCGATGTGGGCTGGGCAGGAGAACACCAACCCCGTCTCGGTGCTCTTCTCGAAGCAGCAGCGGTCCAGCAGTACTGGCGCCATCCACCCAAATTCACATCGCTCCCCGTCCTCCTCCATCCAAGAGCCCAATCTCTCCGGTCTCCCCAGGCGGTCGCAGGGGGAACCGCTCCAAGGGTTTTCCAAGCTGGGGACGACTACCGCTGCCCGGACATCTGTCTCCAGCAGCCGCGAGTGCATGGTGTGTTTCGAAAGTGAAGTTACGGCAGCTCTGGTGCCGTGCGGCCACAACCTCTTCTGCATGGAGTGTGCCGTGAGGATCTGTGAGAGGACTGATCCAGAGTGCCCCGTTTGCCACGCTGCAGCCACTCAGGCCATTAGAATATTTTCCTAAAGAGACAGAGCAGGgcattggggtgggggggtgggggtagaAAGGGAGTATGGGGGGgtccaggaaagaaaaatgatgatgataataataataataatgatgataataataataataataataatgacatctgaagaacaaacaaatgaatgaaagaataaattaatttaaagaagaagaagaagaaaaaaaagaaattattttacaagcaatgtatgttattttttaaaaaaaagtgaataataaaattaaaatgaatagcAAAGCCAGAAATTTTGAAGGGCGAACGATGCTCCAGCCtgcaatgtcttttttaaaacaagtacTCTGAACGCACACTCGGATCTTGCAAGCAAAGCGGTTTAGTTCAGTTTTTTTTGGTGGTGAGATTGGGACTTCTCTGCATTGACCAAGCCAGGCCATCTTGATCGGACGGGGAAGGGAGCAGGGACGTGGGGGGAGCCCTGCCagcctttcttcttcagccacATTGAATCTTCGTCTTGGTCTGAAGCCCCTACTCTCCTCCCCCCCAGGGATGTCAGCCCAACTGGGAgctcagaaagaaacaaatagaaagaaaggaaaacggATGACGGGGATTTAGAAAAACGAAAAAGAAACCATCAACCTCTGGGAACCTGTTAGAACGAGGGCACAACTGTATTACCTcaaagatttaaacaaaaaaaaaaaaaccacagcagctAAAGaacttttattgttttcctttttttctaaaaaaaaaacaaacaaaaaaaccaaaaaaaagaaaatcaaaaaaagaagatgaagaaataaaaatgacgCCGGTGAAACTGAAGAAGGTTTGGAAGAACCTATTGGAATCACACTGGGCgattagcatttattttattattctgagCCACCGTGGAGTCTggaactttgttcttttttccttatccAAGCAGGGATTTGTTCATCAGACGAATCAGGAGTCACTAACAGGGTATTTCAAAAGCAGTCCTGAGTTCCCATCCGTGGGGGGAGTGTATCGACTTCCGCGTTTCCGTAGTTCACTCTTCATCCTTTTTTCCAAGTGATGCCAGCTGCAGCGACACACAACATGcatgcgcacgcacacacacacgcacacacataacattgtgcttttcttttcttaaaaaatatatatatcacaCCAAAACCTAAGAAAGACGATCATGCAATACAGGCAATGAGCCCATACGAAACCAACATGCATCCcgacagaaagcaaaaaaaccccgagtttatatatataattttgttgTCGTCGTTTTTAAACTGGACCAAAAGTTTTGTTACCCAAAAccgagtgggggaaaaaaaagaagaaaaagtatttctttatgGACCAAAACCTCTTCAGCTGTCCTTTACCTGGATCTTCCTGAGGTTGGCCacttttatatattatatttttttcagaacgaaacaaaacaaaaaaaaattgccttgttGAACATCCTTTAATCATTTCAAGACTCCTGGTTTTGTTAAATCAGATACTTTTTAAACCATTGGGAAGTGGGAGAGGATGGGCTTCGAATCTGGCTTCTGTGCCAATGCACACAAGATGCAAGCCAGCATCTTAACATCATCAGGTTTGTTCAACCAGGATGCCAAAATGCTGTGATGGTAAAGATGTGTGTTGGATTAACCTATCAAGTACCAGTATATCtatctataaatatatgtgtgtatatatatataggcacTTAACTCATCAAgcacctatatatatatatatgtgtatataaaattatatatatataatttttctcCCACCACCACCGCTTCCCTGTTTCCTACCCCTCGACTTCTGCTCACAGATCCTGGACCCTGATTTAGAACTGAACCAACAAGTTTCACAACTTGGCAGAGAcagttctacagaaaaaaaaaaaaaaacaaaacaaaataaaaatcgcctgagatttttttttcccttcagttacAGGAGACTTTATTTTCATCGTAATAACGTTCCTGGGAACATCCCCTCTTCTGCTCAGTTTGCTGCCGCTTGCTGCCGGTTGCTGCCTCCACCCCGGTATGGTCTGCTCGAGCCATCCTCTGTCACTGGAGGAGAGGCTG from Aptenodytes patagonicus chromosome 26, bAptPat1.pri.cur, whole genome shotgun sequence carries:
- the MEX3A gene encoding RNA-binding protein MEX3A; the encoded protein is MPSLVVPGIMERNGGFGDLGCFGGSGKDRALLEDDRALQLALDQLCLLGLGEPSSSSSSSAVVLVEDSNNNNNNPPPPQQPPPPPPPPPQQQPPPPPPPPPPAPKGSSAPSAGAAEPKLCALYKEAELRLKSSSNTTECVPVPSSEHVAEIVGRQGCKIKALRAKTNTYIKTPVRGEEPVFMVTGRREDVAMARREIISAAEHFSMIRASRNKAGTTFGSAPTLPGQVTIRVRVPYRVVGLVVGPKGATIKRIQQQTNTYIITPSRDRDPVFEITGAPGNVERAREEIETHIAVRTGKILEYNNENDFLSSSPDSGMENRYSEAWRVHTPAPGCKPLSTFRQNSLGCIGDCSVDPVYETPRLNDQNDFNYGYLFPNYGVNKQDLYYGVPESGAPMWAGQENTNPVSVLFSKQQRSSSTGAIHPNSHRSPSSSIQEPNLSGLPRRSQGEPLQGFSKLGTTTAARTSVSSSRECMVCFESEVTAALVPCGHNLFCMECAVRICERTDPECPVCHAAATQAIRIFS